GTCATGGTCATCGAGCACAATATGGATCTGATCAAGTCTTCTGACTACGTTATTGATATTGGCCCAGAAGGGGGAGTTGGTGGGGGAAATATCGTAGCTAAAGGCACTCCGGAGGATGTGGCCGCCAATCCTAAAAGTCATACCGGCAAGTATCTAAAGCGGGTACTCAGAAAGTAGCTAAAAAAACCTATGGCAAGTCTTAAAGAAAAAATCAAAAAATTACCAGATTCACCCGGAGTCTATTTTTTCCTTGGCCTTCGCAAAAAGATTCTATATATAGGCAAGGCTACTTCATTGCGCGACAGAGTCCGGAGTTATTTCGCAGATGAGATTGCTGCTATTCGCAGTCCGCTGATTGAAAAGATGGTCAAGGAAGCGGTCTCCATTGATTTTAGAAAAACAGATTCAGTCCTCGAAGCTTTGATGCTTGAAGCAGATTTGATCAGAACATTTAGGCCAGTCTATAACACCAAAGAAAAAGACGATAAAAGCTATTTCTGTATTGTCATTACTCAAGAAAAATTTCCACGGATTTTATTGGTCCGAAAAAAAGATTTAGCCAGCTTCGGACCGACTAAAGCGGTTTTTGGTCCATACCCTCACAGCGGCTCACTCAAGGAAGCCCTAAAAATAATCCGTAAAATTTTTCCGTATCGTGACGAAAAATGCGTCACTGCGGAGCAGCAGTTAAAAAAAGGTAAGACTCCGCGCCCCTGCTTCAATCGATCCATTGGCCTGTGTCCCGGTACCTGTACCGGCGAGGTTTTAGCCAAGGAATACAATCGGACTGTAAAATATCTGGAGCTGATCTTCAAAGGCAAAATATCCAGTCTCATAAAATCCCTCGAAAAGGAGATGTCACTGGCAGCCAAGGAGGAGCATTTCGAGCAAGCTGCTATTTTAAAGAAAAAGATCTACGCCTTGACCCATATCCAGGACGTTTCTCTCATTAAGCAGGAATATCTGGGAGATATTTCAGGGCCCAATGCAGATCGGCGCGGTGCACCGCATCGGGTTGAAGCCTATGACGTGGCTCATCTTTCAGGCAAAGCCATGGTCGGGGTCATGACGGTCCTGTCAGATGGCCATCCCGATAAGAACCAATACAGACTTTTTCATATCCGCGAACAGAAGGGGATTGATGACATTTCCGCTTTAAAAGAAATTATTTCACGCAGGCTCAAACATTTGGAGTGGCCTAGGCCGGCCTTAGTAGTGGTGGATGGTGCTCAACCCCAATACACAGCCGCTGAAAAACTTTTTTCTGGCAGCTCGGCAGTGCCAGTGGTAGCTGTGATCAAGAATGCTTCCCACAAAGCAGACAGGCTTCTAGGCAATGCGACTATCATTCAAAAATATGCCAAGCAGATTGTCCTGGCCAACGCCGAAGCTCACCGTTTTGCACTCAACCGGCATAAAAAACTGAGGAAGAAAGGGTTTCTAAGTACTTAGGAACGCTTGACAATATACTCAAATATGCTATACTCCTAGCAGTTGAATTTTGAATGAATTTTAAAAATGGCTGGGGCAGAGCGACAGCAATGTAACATATGGTATGCGTTATCTTGCCGCGAAAAAAGAAGGTATAGGCAGGACTAACTCACTCTTTATTTGGTAGAGAAGAAACCAAAAGAGAGGTTTGAGTGCTAAGAGCCTATACCTTAGGACGAACCGTGTGGTCAGGATGTCATATCAAGTGATGCGACGTCCTTGAGACGCCGGGTCGAACTTCACCCCTGATTTGCTACTGATTGCGACACGTGTGCTGTCGCTCTGCGGGACTCCGGTCCCATAAAATTCATTCAAAATTCAAACGTTCTTTACGCTCCAATATGCGCCCATATAACCGCTCGATGCTTTACATTGAAAGCTCGCGGTTATTTTTTTATTTAATATTTTGTTTTATTTGATATACTGTAGGGATGTCACTGACTCGCTTAGGTATTCTCCGCGGAGGACCATCTGATGAGTATGAGCTCTCCATGGAAAATGGAGGCGTCATTCGCCAGCTTGCACCAGCTCACCTCTATCAGGTGGTAGATATTTTTGTGGACCGTAAAGGAGTCTGGCATATTGGAGGCATTCCAATTCAGCCTTCAGAAATTAGAGATAAAGTAGATATTATTTTTAATGCTTTGCATGGATCTTATGGTGAAGATGGAACAGTCCAGACTATTTTGCAAAACCTGAGCATGCCCTTCACTGGTTCGACCGCTCTAGCTTCATCTTTGACACATCACAAGCATCATTTAAAAAAACAGCTGGAAAATCTAGGCATCAAGACCCCACGATATGAAATTTTTAATATTTCCTCTACCCCAGAGATTGATGACATTTCTTTAGCCCTCTTCCATTCTTTTTCCATGCCCATGATTATCAAGCCCGTCTCGTCTGGCTCTTCTTATGGGGTCACTTTGGTGAGATCTTTTGATGAATTATTGACTGCTTTGCATACGGCCTACCAATATTCATCTACCATCATGGCTGAAGAATATATTGCCGGGGCTGAAGTAGTGTCAGGCTTTGTGGACAAATTTAGAAACGAAAAGGTTTATCCAATCATGCCTGTAGAAATTGGAAAAAACCGAACGGAATTTTTTACACCAGCCCGTCTTGACCAATCTTCCAAAGACTTGATTGTTGAGACGGTCAAGTCCCTACGTCAGCATTTGGGTTTAAGGCATGCCGCAACTTTTGATTTTATCGTTTCTCCGCGTCGGGGGGTTTTTCTTTTGGAAATTGATACCAATCCGCCTCTCACCAGACACTCACCTTTGCCAAGGGCTCTGGAAGCGGCAGGCATCAAGATTTCTGATTATATCCATCATTTGCTTACTCTTGCACGATTTCAAAAGTAGGTTATACTTGTAAGGCATAAAAAGACGGTCAAAGACGGGCGCGTAGCTCATTTGGTAGAGCACCTCATTTGCACTGAGGGGGTGGGGGGTTCGAATCCTCTCGCGTCCACAACAAAACAAAAAACTGACCCGCGGGTCAGTTTTTTGTACTATAATACCTGTATGCAAACAGGCCAAAAAATTTTACTTATAATCATCGTCCTTTTTCTACTCGGCGGCAGTCTTGTGTTGCTAGGCTTTAAATTGCCCAACCAAAGTGGGCTGGCCCCCGTCTATTGCACTCAAGAAGCCAAGCTTTGTCCAGACGGCTCATATGTCGGACGTACCGGACCCAACTGCGAATTTACGATGTGTCCAAATGCCGGCACGAGTACAGAACAGTCTTTAAAAACATTTACTGATAATAGCCTGGGTATTTCATTTCAGTATCCTGAAAATCCCGTAGTCAAATACATGGACGCCATCGATTGGCCGCCAAAGGTGCAAATTTTAAACCAGCCCTTTACCTGTACTGAAGCCGGGTCAGAAACTGCCCGGGCTGGACAGACGCTGATGAGTACTGTCAATGGCCGGACTTACTGTGTTACCAGAGAGAGCGAAGGAGCAGCCGGTAGTATATACATTCAATACGCCTACGCCTTTCCCAAGAATGACAAAACCGTCATCTTTACTTTCACTGTTCGTTATGTGCAATGTGGAAATTACAGCGAACCCCAAAAAACCGAGTGTGATAATTTACGCCAGGCTTTTAATCTGGACAATGTGATAGATCAGATCGCTCAAACATTCAAATTTATTCCTATTAATCAGAAACAAAATAGTGGTATCACAGGTACGGTGCTTCTCGGTCCGACTTGTCCCGTCATGCGCAATCCGCCTGATCCGCAATGTGCCGATAAATTGTATGCAACGACCCTCGTTGTCACTGCGGCCGATGGTTCGCAGGTCATCAAGCAATTCAGTTCCAAGACCGACGGCACGTTTAGTGTCAGCTTGTCAGCGGGAGCGTATGTCATTCAGTCTGCATCCACGGGTCTGCCTCGTTGCGCTAGCAGCGGCACAATCAGGGTTGTTGATAATCAATACTCCAGCACCACGATATATTGCGATACGGGTATTAGATAGTGATAGTAAATATAAAAGCCCCGCTTGCTGCAAGCGGGGCTTTTTGATTGTTTTCCAATACCTTCTAATTTCTGGAGAAGATCCCCCCGATGTTTCCTTTTGCCACCATGTGATGGTCCACCACCAGCTGCATTTCCTCCAGCGAATAATGCCCCATCTCTAGCGCATCATCCAGGTACGGCCTCGCGGGGACTACCATTAGTTTTGGC
This DNA window, taken from Candidatus Paceibacterota bacterium, encodes the following:
- a CDS encoding ATP-grasp domain-containing protein, with the protein product MSLTRLGILRGGPSDEYELSMENGGVIRQLAPAHLYQVVDIFVDRKGVWHIGGIPIQPSEIRDKVDIIFNALHGSYGEDGTVQTILQNLSMPFTGSTALASSLTHHKHHLKKQLENLGIKTPRYEIFNISSTPEIDDISLALFHSFSMPMIIKPVSSGSSYGVTLVRSFDELLTALHTAYQYSSTIMAEEYIAGAEVVSGFVDKFRNEKVYPIMPVEIGKNRTEFFTPARLDQSSKDLIVETVKSLRQHLGLRHAATFDFIVSPRRGVFLLEIDTNPPLTRHSPLPRALEAAGIKISDYIHHLLTLARFQK
- a CDS encoding UvrB/UvrC motif-containing protein, with translation MASLKEKIKKLPDSPGVYFFLGLRKKILYIGKATSLRDRVRSYFADEIAAIRSPLIEKMVKEAVSIDFRKTDSVLEALMLEADLIRTFRPVYNTKEKDDKSYFCIVITQEKFPRILLVRKKDLASFGPTKAVFGPYPHSGSLKEALKIIRKIFPYRDEKCVTAEQQLKKGKTPRPCFNRSIGLCPGTCTGEVLAKEYNRTVKYLELIFKGKISSLIKSLEKEMSLAAKEEHFEQAAILKKKIYALTHIQDVSLIKQEYLGDISGPNADRRGAPHRVEAYDVAHLSGKAMVGVMTVLSDGHPDKNQYRLFHIREQKGIDDISALKEIISRRLKHLEWPRPALVVVDGAQPQYTAAEKLFSGSSAVPVVAVIKNASHKADRLLGNATIIQKYAKQIVLANAEAHRFALNRHKKLRKKGFLST